From one Musa acuminata AAA Group cultivar baxijiao chromosome BXJ2-6, Cavendish_Baxijiao_AAA, whole genome shotgun sequence genomic stretch:
- the LOC135615061 gene encoding F-box protein At5g39450-like, which produces MSGGVAVEAEDCGSGFFLGLPDDVLALISAGLRHGDLCALALCCRGLHAAIAASERVWLAQCRRLGPPPHLLSRWRMGVRSYRALCRFLAAVAPLLGIWVHQNPELGNVVCVIWGFLSIVGVRVIPQELGPLGLDAGPLLWAPVFEILADANGAPSRFFLHGRDCGFDCLYPGFVRSIESSCNVLFLEADARHIVSTFPSKQHLFPARSFPAISESKGPSLGRQYCRSYATVIYRSLAAPRASSLPFSRLPFRDGRRLLELVAARVRLKVPRDLASAPLFERSSFCDDASLLADRRLELIEMLKLNGGWINRDVAELALGLMEHQSAENINAIDDRPCPAAHQGRAFSSITGYLKQFMGRSSFPSASCSISRNGSSSGSSKNKHAQLHEFLRSGDLIGLSLRATHMRLTTYRAWPNMHDNRIALYKLPLQGPMAGREYAGLWGGTFGWPPGQPSEGKSEKALFFLLLSYEEVEGHLLLIGTKILEGTHYVLHPNGSAMFIAKMDEIGSEPFPWETSAESLQVEVKNSYSGEGIVSGYGFQYPGLKPGSLFVLQNGLLAFVWKESKSVLTLQRVDLQELLKKGERVPVLPPIANFAYLTKSYSNVFAGFPTNSGFIPHI; this is translated from the exons ATGTCCGGTGGGGTGGCGGTGGAGGCGGAGGATTGCGGCTCCGGTTTTTTCTTAGGGCTGCCGGACGACGTGCTGGCGCTCATCTCTGCCGGGCTCCGCCACGGTGACCTCTGCGCTCTTGCCCTCTGCTGCCGCGGCCTCCACGCGGCCATAGCGGCCTCCGAGAGGGTCTGGCTCGCGCAGTGCCGTCGCCTCGGCCCGCCGCCCCACCTCCTTTCCAGGTGGCGAATGGGCGTTCGCTCCTACCGCGCCCTCTGCCGCTTCCTCGCCGCCGTCGCACCGCTTCTTGGCATATGGGTGCATCAGAACCCGGAGCTGGGCAACGTCGTCTGCGTCATCTGGGGTTTCCTCTCCATCGTCGGCGTCCGCGTCATTCCCCAGGAACTCGGGCCCCTGGGCCTCGACGCCGGACCGCTTCTCTGGGCGCCGGTTTTCGAGATCCTCGCCGATGCCAACGGCGCGCCCTCTCGCTTCTTCCTCCACGGCCGAGACTGCGGCTTCGACTGCCTCTACCCTGGCTTCGTCCGATCCATCGAGTCCTCTTGCAACGTGCTCTTTCTAGAGGCCGATGCCCGTCACATAGTCTCCACCTTTCCCTCGAAACAGCATTTGTTCCCCGCCCGGAGCTTCCCTGCCATTTCTGAATCCAAAGGTCCAAGTTTAGGAAGACAATATTGCCGGTCGTATGCCACCGTAATCTACCGTTCCTTGGCTGCTCCGCGGGCTTCTTCCCTTCCCTTCAGCCGATTGCCATTTAGAGATGGCCGCCGGCTTCTAGAATTGGTGGCGGCCAGAGTCCGCCTCAAGGTCCCCCGGGACCTGGCGTCTGCTCCTCTATTCGAACGATCCTCTTTTTGCGATGATGCCAGTCTCTTGGCAGATCGAAGGTTGGAGCTCATCGAAATGCTTAAGCTTAATGGAGGATGGATCAATCGGGATGTGGCTGAGTTGGCATTAGGCTTGATGGAGCACCAAAGTGCTGAAAACATCAACGCCATCGACGACCGGCCATGTCCTGCTGCTCACCAAGGGAGAGCCTTTTCCTCCATAACTGGGTACTTGAAACAATTCATGGGCAGGTCCAGCTTTCCCAGTGCATCCTGTTCGATTTCGAGAAATGGGAGTTCTTCGGGCAGCAGCAAGAACAAGCATGCGCAGCTCCACGAGTTCTTGAGGTCAGGCGATCTCATCGGACTGAGCTTACGAGCAACACACATGAGGCTAACTACGTACAGGGCATGGCCGAACATGCACGACAACAGGATCGCGCTGTATAAACTCCCATTACAGGGTCCAATGGCTGGCCGAGAGTATGCAGGCCTGTGGGGTGGCACCTTTGGCTGGCCTCCGGGACAGCCTTCCGAGGGCAAATCAGAGAAGGCCTTGTTCTTCTTGTTGCTTTCTTACGAGGAGGTCGAAGGTCATCTTCTGCTAATTGGCACCAAGATACTGGAAGGAACCCATTATGTCCTCCACCCCAATGGCTCGGCAATGTTCATCGCGAAGATGGATGAGATAGGATCAGAGCCATTCCCATGGGAGACTAGTGCTGAGTCTCTTCAGGTGGAAGTAAAAAATAGTTACTCCGGGGAGGGGATTGTGAGTGGTTATGGGTTCCAGTACCCAGGATTGAAGCCTGGCTCCTTGTTCGTGCTCCAGAATGGACTACTTGCATTTGTGTGGAAGGAGTCGAAGTCTGTCCTGACCTTGCAGAGAGTAGACTTGCAAGAGCTTCTaaagaaaggagaaagagtgCCCGTGTTGCCGCCAATTGCAAACTTTGCCTATCTTACAAAGTCTTACTCTAACGTCTTCGCAGGCTTCCCTACTAATTCAG GTTTCATTCCACATATCTGA
- the LOC103988152 gene encoding NAC domain-containing protein 48: MNRVLGYLISFTRVQHPYPPTSKKSANPYQLRVALATAKPPVSPSGTRGQGSDETGDVSHDRIPPQPSLGKPPTAAGCVTRRLVVLLEAAHCLGPALDRFATALSVSSTHPPPFRVYLCGSARGFPSFKASLPFPALIYHAGDPTGVDRRDRTMNGGDLQLPPGFRFHPTDDELVMHYLCRRCAGLPVAVPIIAELDLYKFDPWHLPGMALYGEKEWYFFSPRDRKYPNGSRPNRAAGSGYWKATGADKPVGSPKPVAIKKALVFYTGKAPKGDKTNWIMHEYRLADVDRSARKKNSLRLDDWVLCRIYNKKGSSASEKLGNTDGKPVVSRSVWPGPATSPEERKPVLGPYAPSPLAHVPAEMVYSFAPSDSMPKLHADSSCSERPEFTCEREVQSQPRWRPTTEWDRALGLESAATAGGGSVFSQIEPGLFSSESRDPFQDILTYLGKPF; this comes from the exons ATGAATCGTGTGCTCGGGTACCTAATCTCTTTCACGCGCGTCCAGCATCCTTATCCACCCACGTCAAAAAAGAGCGCGAATCCGTACCAGTTACGTGTCGCGCTAGCGACGGCCAAACCCCCAGTCAGCCCTAGCGGGACCCGCGGGCAGGGAAGCGACGAAACAGGTGACGTAAGCCATGACAGAATCCCGCCGCAACCCTCGCTAGGTAAGCCCCCCACCGCCGCTGGATGCGTGACACGGAGGCTGGTGGTCCTTCTCGAAGCTGCCCACTGCCTGGGCCCCGCACTCGACCGGTTTGCCACCGCGTTGTCGGTTTCTTCGACCCACCCGCCCCCCTTTCGCGTCTATTTATGTGGCTCTGCTCGTGGCTTTCCAAGTTTTAAAGCTTCTCTCCCCTTCCCTGCCTTAATATATCACGCGGGAGATCCGACGGGCGTGGATCGAAGGGATCGAACGATGAACGGCGGAGATCTGCAGCTGCCACCCGGGTTCCGGTTCCACCCCACGGACGACGAGCTCGTGATGCACTACCTCTGCCGTAGGTGCGCCGGCCTCCCCGTCGCCGTCCCCATCATCGCCGAGCTCGACCTCTACAAGTTCGACCCCTGGCACCTCCCAG GGATGGCGCTGTACGGGGAGAAGGAGTGGTATTTCTTCTCGCCGAGGGACCGGAAGTACCCCAACGGGTCGAGGCCGAACCGGGCGGCCGGGTCGGGGTACTGGAAGGCGACCGGTGCGGATAAGCCGGTCGGATCGCCGAAGCCGGTGGCCATCAAGAAGGCCCTCGTGTTCTACACCGGGAAGGCCCCCAAGGGCGACAAGACCAACTGGATCATGCACGAGTACCGCCTCGCCGACGTCGACCGCTCCGCCCGCAAGAAGAACTCGCTCCGG CTGGATGACTGGGTTCTATGCCGTATCTACAACAAGAAAGGAAGCAGCGCTTCGGAGAAGCTTGGGAACACGGATGGGAAGCCGGTGGTGTCAAGGAGCGTCTGGCCGGGCCCGGCCACGAGCCCCGAGGAGCGGAAGCCGGTGCTCGGCCCTTACGCACCATCGCCGCTCGCCCACGTGCCGGCGGAGATGGTGTACAGCTTTGCCCCGTCGGACTCGATGCCGAAGCTGCACGCCGACTCGAGCTGCTCGGAGCGGCCGGAGTTCACGTGCGAGAGGGAGGTCCAGAGCCAGCCGCGGTGGCGGCCCACCACCGAGTGGGACCGGGCCCTCGGCCTCGAGTCCGCCGCTACCGCCGGCGGCGGCTCGGTCTTCTCCCAGATCGAACCGGGTCTGTTCTCCTCCGAGTCGAGGGACCCGTTCCAGGACATCCTCACGTACCTGGGGAAGCCCTTTTGA
- the LOC135615063 gene encoding beta-galactosidase 3-like — MAKNAGLLILSLSFLFFLFISVAVSRNVTFDHRSLIIDGQRKLLISASIHYPRSVPAMWPDLVAAAKRGGVDVIETYVFWNGHEPSPGQFYFEDRFDLVRFAKIVRDAGMYMILRIGPFVAAEWNYGGVPVWLHYVPGTVFRTDSEPFKSHMASFTTFIVQMMKRENLFASQGGHIILVQIENEYGDIEAVYGDGGRSYSRWAANMALSQNIGVPWIMCQQYDAPDNVINTCNSFYCDQFKPSSANKPKFWTENWPGWFQNFGTAKPHRPPQDIAFAVARFFQKGGSLQNYYMYHGGTNFGRTSGGPFITTSYDYDAPIDEYGLVRLPKWSHLKELHEAIKLCEQTLLYGTSKFLSLGSHQEADIFEHSGKCVAFLANVDERNDKLVIFRNVRYNLPAWSVSILPDCKNVVFNTAKVRSQHSRVEMVPENLKASAGSGKLSWQVYTEKAGVWGAPDFIKNELVDHINTTKDTTDYLWYTTSFYIDGNEFLSNGSLPILMVESKGHAVQAFVNGQLQANSSGYTINLEAPITLRAGVNEIALLSMTVGLQNAGPFYEWLGAGLTSVKISGLRNGGLDLSGAAWAYKIGLEGEHQNIFKADGNHDVRWTPASDPPKNQPLTWYKVEIAPPQGNEPVALDMQSMWKGQAWLNGKAIGRYWSLTSSVYNKCNQNCDYRGPFSPDKCRTGCGEISQRWYHVPRSWFQPSGNTLVFFEEKGGDPTRITFARRRVTAGAPA; from the exons ATGGCCAAGAACGCTGGCCTCCTCATCCTCtctctttcctttctcttcttcctcttcatctctGTTGCAGTCTCGCGCAATGtcaccttcgaccaccgctcccTCATCATCGACGGCCAGCGCAAGCTCCTCATCTCCGCCTCCATTCACTACCCTCGCAGCGTCCCCGCC ATGTGGCCCGACCTCGTCGCGGCGGCAAAAAGGGGAGGCGTGGACGTCATCGAGACCTACGTCTTTTGGAATGGTCACGAGCCCTCTCCCGGCCAA TTTTATTTCGAGGACCGCTTCGATCTTGTCAGGTTCGCGAAGATCGTCAGAGATGCGGGCATGTATATGATCCTTCGCATTGGGCCATTTGTGGCCGCAGAGTGGAATTACGG GGGAGTGCCGGTTTGGCTGCACTATGTTCCGGGGACTGTTTTCCGGACTGACAGTGAACCTTTCAAG AGTCATATGGCGAGCTTCACCACATTCATAGTGCAGATGATGAAGCGAGAGAATTTGTTTGCATCACAAGGAGGCCATATCATTTTGG TGCAGATTGAAAATGAATATGGAGATATTGAAGCAGTGTATGGTGATGGGGGGAGGTCATATTCAAGGTGGGCTGCCAATATGGCACTCTCTCAAAACATTGGTGTACCTTGGATCATGTGCCAACAGTATGATGCCCCTGATAATGTG ATAAATACTTGCAACTCATTTTATTGCGATCAATTCAAACCAAGTTCTGCGAACAAACCAAAATTTTGGACAGAAAATTGGCCTGGATG GTTTCAGAATTTTGGGACGGCAAAGCCTCATAGACCACCTCAGGATATTGCATTTGCTGTTGCTCGCTTTTTTCAGAAGGGTGGTAGTCTGCAAAACTATTACATG TATCATGGTGGAACAAATTTTGGTCGCACTTCAGGGGGACCATTCATCACTACAAGCTATGATTATGATGCTCCAATAGATGAATATG GGCTGGTTAGGCTCCCAAAATGGTCACATCTGAAGGAGCTCCATGAAGCCATAAAATTATGTGAACAAACTTTGCTCTATGGCACGTCAAAGTTTCTGTCTCTTGGCTCTCATCAAGAG GCTGATATTTTTGAACACTCAGGGAAGTGTGTTGCATTCCTGGCTAACGTGGATGAACGAAATGATAAGTTGGTCATATTTCGGAATGTACGATACAATCTTCCAGCCTGGTCTGTCAGCATCCTTCCAGATTGCAAGAATGTTGTGTTCAACACTGCAAAG GTCCGATCACAACATTCCCGAGTAGAAATGGTACCAGAGAACTTGAAAGCATCTGCAGGTTCAGGAAAGCTATCTTGGCAAGTTTACACAGAGAAAGCCGGTGTTTGGGGAGCACCTGATTTTATTAAAAATGAGCTTGTAGATCATATTAATACGACAAAGGATACAACTGATTATCTTTGGTATACAACAAG TTTTTATATAGATGGAAATGAATTTCTTAGTAATGGGAGTCTTCCAATTCTGATGGTTGAATCTAAAGGCCATGCTGTTCAAGCTTTTGTAAATGGTCAACTTCAAG CCAATTCTTCTGGTTATACTATCAATCTTGAGGCTCCCATAACCCTAAGGGCAGGGGTAAATGAAATTGCTTTATTGAGCATGACTGTTGGGCTGCAA AATGCAGGACCTTTTTATGAATGGCTAGGTGCAGGGTTAACCAGCGTGAAGATATCTGGACTTAGAAATGGAGGTTTAGACTTGTCAGGAGCTGCATGGGCATATAAG ATTGGGTTGGAAGGAGAGCATCAAAATATATTCAAGGCAGATGGTAACCATGATGTTAGGTGGACACCAGCATCTGATCCTCCAAAAAATCAACCTCTGACATGGTACAAG GTAGAAATTGCTCCTCCCCAAGGAAATGAACCAGTTGCACTCGACATGCAGTCCATGTGGAAAGGTCAGGCCTGGCTGAATGGCAAAGCCATTGGAAGATACTGGTCTCTAACAAGTTCTGTATACAACAAGTGCAACCAGAATTGTGACTACAGAGGCCCATTTTCCCCAGACAAATGTAGGACAGGATGTGGAGAGATCTCCCAGAGATG GTACCATGTTCCAAGATCATGGTTTCAGCCATCAGGAAACACACTCGTCTTTTTCGAAGAGAAAGGGGGAGATCCTACCCGGATCACCTTTGCAAGAAGACGTGTGACGGCTGGTGCACCGGCATAA
- the LOC135615064 gene encoding uncharacterized protein LOC135615064, translated as MIYTPSDPLLFVAVKGENGVLQIADDDLPEDPVTVAAIDEETEFNALVEEEAALLESLLGER; from the exons ATGATCTACACACCATCTGATCCACTTCTCTTTGTTGCTGTCAAG GGTGAAAATGGTGTTCTCCAAATTGCTGACGAT GATCTGCCGGAGGACCCTGTTACCGTTGCTGCCATAGATGAGGAGACAGAATTTAATGCTCTTGTG GAAGAGGAGGCTGCACTTCTTGAATCATTGTTGGGAGAAAGATGA